TGTCTCATCCACCCACGATCACGCCCGCATCGTTTCCCACCTTCGCCAGGAATACCGCACCGTTATCGCCGCCCGCGAGGGTCGCCTCCGCGCCAGCCCCCATTTCTACAACACCGAGGACGAGATCGACCAGCTCGTCGAGCATCTCCCCGGCCACTAGTGGACCAACTTGTCTGTCTCCCTGGGTAGCATGAGCCGCCGGCTCGTGCGTTTTCATCCGGCCCGCCCTCGACCGGTCTCTCTGTTGCCATCGGCGAATTGCTCGGTTAGCACTAGTGCCCGATGAACGCCGCCGCCTGGACCATCCTGTCCATCCTGCATTACTCCGCGACGATCGTCGTCATCGAAAACCTGCTGCGCAAAAAGCACGACCCGCGCGGCACGCTCGCCTGGATCTTCGCCCTTCTCCTTCTGCCTTTTTTCAGTCTTGCCCTCTACCTGCTCATCGGAAATGTCCCCATCCAGCGCAAGGTCCGCCGTCGTCATCACCACCGCAGGATGATCGAGCCAAACCTCCGCCGCAAAACCACCGAGGCCGTTGCCTCGCACGACGCTCGCGACGAACCCGGCCTCGACCCCGCCCAGCGCTCGCTCATCCGCATGGCCGTGCGCATCGGCGAGTCCATCGTCACCCGCGGCAACGATGTCTCCATCCATCACGACGCCGAAGCCGTCTTTCTCTCCATGAGCCTCGCCCTCGAGGCCGCTCAGTCCCACATTCACATGCAGTATTACATTTTCGCCAACGATGAAACCGGCCGCGCCGTCGGCGACCTCCTCATGAAGAAGGCGCGCGAAGGCTTGGAGGTGCGCCTTCTCCTCGACGCCATGGGCTCCTGGCGATTGCCGCGCTCCTATGTCCGCACCCTTCGCCGCAGTGGCGTAAAGGTTGCGTTCTTTCTGCCGTGGGGACTCATCAGCCGTCGATTCCACCTCAACTGTCGCAACCACCGCAAGGCGGTCATCATCGATGGCCGCATCGGCTTTTGCGGCAGCCAGAACATCGGCGACGAATACCTCGGCCGTCGGCGCAGGTTCGGCCCCTGGCGCGATACCCATCTCCGCATCCGCGGGCCCGCCGTCGCCCAGCTTCAGGAGGTCTTCATCGAGGACTGGCACTTCGCCGCCCACGAGGACCTTTCAGCAAGCGATCGTTACTTCCCCGAGCCCCAGCTTCCCGGCTCGCAGATGGTGCAGATCATCGCCAGCGGGCCCGATCGCCGGCCGAACATGCTGCATCAACTCCTCAACGCGGCCGTCTCCGACGCCGATCATTTCGTCTCGCTGGTCACGCCGTACTTCGTGCCCGATCGGGCCATGATACTGGCACTGGCGTCGGCGGCCTTTCGCGGCGTGCGCGTGCGTCTGATGCTGCCGGCCCGGTCGGATCACCGCATCGTCCTGTGGGCGGCACGGAGCTATTACGAGGAATTGCTCGAGTCCGGCGTGGAGATTTACGAATACTCCGAGGGCATGCTCCACGCCAAGACCGTCGTGGTCGACCGCCGCTGGGCGATGGTCGGCTCGGCCAACATGGACGAGCGGAGCTTCCGCATCAACTTCGAGCTGACCAGCCTGCTCTACGACGCCGGCCTGGCCCAGGACCTCCACGCCGACTTCGACGCCCTGCGCGAGCGCGCCGTCCGCATCACGCCGGAGTATTTGCAGAAGTGGACCTACCTCCAAAACCTCACCATGGGCGCCGCCCGCCTGGCGACCCCGCTGCTGTAAAGCGGAAGGATTCCGCTCGTGCGTGAATCCCTTCTCGCACGGCCAACGATGGGAATCCCTTCCCATGTTCTCGTCCCCCGCCGGCCGTTTTCCCGCGCCAAAAGCGTACAAATCCAAGGTGACATAAGGTGAAAAAAAGGGGCCGAGGGATCGAGGGGCAGAGGGATCCTGGGTGAAGACCAGCGGGCTGATCGCGCGTAAGTCCTGCAAAGTCGAAGGTGACATACGGTGACACACGCGATTTTTTTCGTTTGCAAGTGTTGTGGCGGGCACGTGTTGGGGCGCTTCGCGTTTTGGGTGGTTTTTGGTGGAAACGTCGAAAAATCGAAACTTCGAAATGCGAAGAGCCGGAGGGCGGACGCGTGTCGCACCGTAGCGCCACCTCTTGTGGGTGGCGTTTCTCGAATGACGAAGGGACCGACGTTGCTGCCCGAGTAGGGTGCGCCCCCGTAGCGCCACCTCTTGTGGGTGGCGTGCTTGGGAACCGTCGCGGACTCCAAAATCGAAGGTGACAATAGGTGAAAAAAGGGGCCGAGGGATCGAGGGGCAGAGTGGTCCAGGGTGAAGGCAATCGCGCGGATCGCGCACAACTCCTGCAAAATCGCAGGTGACATATAGTGACACAGCAGATTTTTTTCGATTGCAACTCTTGCGGCGGGCACATGTTGGGGCGGTTCGCAAATCCGGCGGTTTTTGAGTGATATTGACCTGACCCGAGCCGGGGCCAAGAGTTCGAACGGCGAATGGTGTGAGTGGATTGGATTTCGCATCGTGCGCCTCCTTGCCGGACTGGGTGGATTGATCTCTATTGATCAACACTTGCTCAGTGTCCGCGCCTTGGGTCGGGAGGTTGGATCGCTTGATCCATCTTGAGACATGAATGGCGTGGAGTCTTGGAGGCGAATGTTTGCTGCTTTAGGCCGAGCATGGGAGAGGTCTTCAATAAGGTAGCATGTCCCCGACGCCCTGCCGATGCCCATATACGCATCTTGATGCTACCGGATCCGGCTCTGTTGCGGATGGCACCAAGGAACTTTGATTTCGTCAATACCCAACGTACCCCAAGTCGTGAAAGCGACGTCTAATGAATTCGGCATCGGAGATTTCATTGGCGAGGTGCTCCAAATCTGGAAAGACATCTGACTCGCGAATTCCGAGCACCCTAAGTTCTGATCGAAGCTGTTTCTTGGCCTTCGCGGGAACGACAATCCTAGCGAGACTTGCTGAGCAGTTGACCTGCTCGACGGAACCATATTCAGCAATCTTGGTAAGACATTCGCCGCTTCGGTGAATCGTGAACATTGACTTTTGGGCAATTATCCGACGATCAAATTCCTCAGGTGCGAATGCAAGCACGTTGTCAGCATTCGTTGTCGAACCGGAAGCCCGATCAAACGCGTGCCTGGCGATTTCAGACACCTTGGGATGTCCGGCGGTTAGCATACCCTTGATCCCACAGGTGGCATCGTTCAACCTGCCCGGTAGCAACACCCAGATATAGCCTTCCTTTTCCTCGTGTTCCTTAGTTTTCGAAATCGTTACACAGAAGTAGGCACCAATCAGCGGCGATTCCGTCCAGTCAAGAAGTCTGGTGGGCAGTCCATAATGGCGCATGAGCGAAAGCCAGCGAATGTGCTCATTGAGATCCGGCGTATGGGAATGGCGACTTGGCGCACGAAGTACGAAATCATTGCTCATGCTAGCTTCATGATTGGCCCAGTTAGGCTCGCGAAACACCTGGGGAGTAAGCTTTTCGAATGCGCTCTGCTCGCCACGGAACCACATTAGCGAGCTGCTGACATCCTGAAGAATCTCTACGAAATTCAGTAAGTCGTTACAGGAGTGTATTTCGCCTCGTTCAATTATCGCTGCAGAATCCAAGAATCGCACCCTAAATTCATCTAATTGCTCAGATCGTACCCCAGCCCATCCTAGTCTATGATATCAGGAGCGATGAGAAATGGAACTTGATAACGCATCGCAATTCTGTAGCAATTTGCAGATAATTGGTTGAGATGACGAGTAGATTATCAATTGCATTGTCCCACGTCGATGCCCGCGGCCGGGCGCGTATGGTTGACGTCTCCGCCAAGAAGGTCACGCGGCGACGTGCGGTCGCGAGTGCACAGGTGAAGCTCCGGCCCGCGACGCTCAAGCTTATTCACGACGGCAAAATTCCCAAGGGCGATGTGTTCGCGGTGGCCCGGCTCGCCGGGATTCAGGCGGCGAAGGAGACGTCGCGGCTTATTCCGCTCTGCCACCCGCTCCCACTGGATCATGTCGAACTGGAAATCTCCGCGAAGCGACCGGACCGGGTCATCATTCGCGCGGAGGCGGCGGTGGGGGGGAAGACCGGCGTGGAGATGGAGGCGCTTGTCGCGGCCTCCGTCGCCGCGATGACCATCTACGACATGTGCAAGGCGGTGGACAGGGGCATCGAGATCGGCCCCATTCGCCTGGAGGAAAAATCCGGCGGACGATCGGGTACCTGGAAGCGTACGGGCAAAAACAAGAAAGCCTAGGACGCGCCCGACTTGTCATCCTTGCCTGCCTTCGCGGCGGCGGCGGCCGTGTCCTTCTTGGCGGGCACCCAGTCGATGTAGCCGATCATCATTTCTTCCCAGGTCTGCTCGCCCCATTTGACCGGCTTGGTCGGGTCGGGGTTGTCGTAGTTCTTTTCCGAGTTGTCAAAAACACCGATGCACTCGATCTTCGTTCCCTTTTGCACCAGCATCGGCTGCTTGAGGATGTACGACTCCTGCCAATTGAAGTCGTAGTCCGTTACCGACAGGACCGTCTTCTGGGTGCCGTCGAGCTGATGGATCAGGAACTTCCACGACTTGCCGCGCGTGTGCATGTGCGGGAAGAAGGAGAGGACTTCGATGTCCTCGTTCGGCACGAACTCCGAACGCACCTCGTAATCGGCGGCCCCGGCGGGAATCTCGAAGCCCAGGTTGTAGATACCGCGCGTGGACACTTCGCGGTCGATCGGGTCCTTGGCAAACTTCAGGCCGATGCTCGAGCGATCGCGCTGGGCCTTTCCATTGGTGGTGTAGTGCATCTGGAAGATGAGCTTCGCGCCGGCCGGGAGCTTCTTCGCGCAGCCCTCGGGGAAGATCGACGGCGTATCTCCCGGAACCGTCGCACACAGGAACCCGTCCTCAAGGCCTAACTGACTCGGCTGGCGATTCCCATTCTTGGGATCGACAATGAACGCGAGGACGTGGTGCACGACCTCGGCCGCGCCTGGATGGGCCTCCATGGCCACGATCCATTTGTCTTCCTTGAAGTCGGTGGGAATCTCGAAGTACTTGTATTCGACCGTTCCCTCCTTCGGGACGAGGAACGACTCCTTCATCTGATAGATCTTGTCAGGCTTGCCGATTCGCCACTGCTTGGGGAACTTTTTCGGCTTGGGTTCCTTCTTGGGATTGCCGCGCGGCATTCCGCCGTCGAGCCAGGCGAGGAGCGTCGATTTTTCCTTCTTCGACAGCTTTCGCTCGTTGGCGAAATGGCCGTCGAATTCGTCATCGGCGTTCCAGGGAGGCATTCGACCATCGCGGACGACGAAGTCCATCATCGCCGCCCACCCGGTGACCTGTTCGTAGCTGGTCAGCGGAAAGGGCCCGACCTGTCCCGGCCGATGGCAGGAAACGCAATTGTTCTGAATGATCTTCGCCACATGCGAGGCGTAGGTGAACTTCGTCTTCGAGGCCTTGGTCTTTTTCTTCGACGCCGTTCGGGTGATAAGGCAGCCCGGGGCAGCGGTGCGCGTCTCTCGCGGGTCATTGCCCTTGAGGGCGGCGTCGATGGCCTTTTGGAGGTACTTCACCTTCGGCTTGTCGCGCTTCTCGCCGAGAGCATACTGATCGTCGATCATGCCGCGGTAGCGAATCAGGCCTTCCTTGTCGATGACGAAGACCTCGGTCGAGGTCTTCGCGTCGAGCTGTTCCGTTAAGGCGTGGTTCTTGTCCTGAAGCATGGGGAACTTGACGCCGCGAACCTTCGCCTCCTTGGCGATGGCCTTGAGCGAGTCCTGCGGATTGGCGTTGATCCCGACGAACTTCACCTTCTTGGGGCCGTACTTTTTCTCCAGCTCGGCGAGCCTCGGCATATAACGCTCGCTGATGGGACAGCCCAATCCGGTGTAGGCGACGACCAGCACCTTGCCCTTGTGGTAATCGAGGAGCTTGACCTCTTTGCCCTTCATGTCGCGGAGCTTGGCGTCCTTGAGCTTCTCGTGAATGCGGTCGTCAGGCGAACCATTGGCCTCTGACGCCGTCATGGAAACCATGAAAAGGGACAGGATGACGACCGGCAGGATAGACGAGCGCGCGGTGGCAGAGGTGATCTGACTCATGGACATTCGACTCCGTTGATCACGAACAGGCTCGCCGGAAAGTGAACGAACACCATTATAACGATCTGAACACCTGTTCCTACCCGAATCATGAGAGGGAGCCATCGGCTTAACGATTTGCAAACAATTCTACGACTGGACGCCTCGCTCGATCAGGCTCCGCAATTGAGCCAGTTGCGCTTTCAGGTCGGACACTTCGGCGGTCAACTGGTCGATTCTCGCCCCCAGGACTGTGTGGGCGTGCTCATCCTCGGGGCTGACCTCAGGCCGCGAAGTTTGTGCAGCAGGCGCGGAGAAATGGCTGACGTTCACCGGGCCGCCCAGAAGTTGAGCCCAGCGGGTCGTGGATTGGCCGGGCTGCCGGGGGAGTTCGCGGACCATCGGCGGCTCGGCCTTTTCAAATTCTCCCAGAAGCTCGGTCAGGTATGCGATATCGCCAGGTGGGATCATTCGCGAGACATGTGTTCGCAGTTCGCCGAGGGTTTGCGGCCCCCGGATCATCAATTCAGCCATGACGGCCCGCTGCACCGCGTTCCAGCCGAACCGCTGCTCCACCTCGTGCCGGAAACGGTTCGCCCGAGAGCCGCGCGGCGTATCGGCGAAGCTCACAAGCTGCCATTGCTGTAGCTCGTGAACGGCTGCGGCGACCTCCCCCTCGCTGAGGCTCAGGACCGGGTCGCGATTGGTCTTCTGATTGCAGCCCAGCGTCAGCGAATTCAGGGTCAGCGGGTACGTATCGGCGTTGGTCATCGACTTTTCGATGAGGACGCCGAGGACGCGAATCTCAAGGGGCTTCAATTCGATCGCCATGGTGGAATTATGACAGAATCGGCGGGGCCGGGGTAGGGCGGCAGGTGGGCGGGCCCGCAAATTATGCATTGAGGATGGGGAAAATGCCGCAGTGGCTGATTTCCCCCCAAATGACTGCAATACTCGGGATTGGATTCCGTTTCCAATAATAGGACGGTCGCGGACAGTCCGCGCCGGGATCGTTTCGATCAGGCCTGCGGATCGGTTAAAATAGAATGGTTGGTTCGCCGCTGAAAGGGTGCCCATGCTCGCTAGCACATTCATCACAATTGTCTGGCTGACGCCTTCCCTCGCGATGGCCCAAACGCCGCCGACTGAAAATGCCGGCGGTCGGGTTGAGGCGAACGAAGTTGATGAAGTGACCGCCGATCGTGAGGCCCGCAGAGAAGCTCGGCGCAACGAGCGCCGGCAGCGATGGGAGCGCTACAACAATGCCACCCCCGTCGAGCGATCCCAGATGCGCGTCGATCGCATGGTCGACATGACCAGCCGCATGTACGAACTGGACGAAGTGCAGAAAGTCATGGTTCGGCAGGAGATCTTGCAGGTCCAGGCCGAGCGCCGGGCGGCAATGGGTCCGGACGCGGAGGAACTCGACAAGCTCCGCCAGCAGATGGTTGAATTCTGGAGCACTCAGCGCGAAGGAGACTCAGCCGAAGGGGCTGCGCGATCGGGCAGGGACCGCCGCCGCGAGTTACGCGACAATCCTGAATTCCGCCAGTTGCGGGAAAAGATGCGCGCCATCGAAAACAAGTACCCCATGGACTGGGAAGCCGCCGCCCAGCGCGTCGAGGCGCTCCTTCCTCCCGAACAGGCTGAGCGAGGTCGTGCCCGCCGGGCGGAGCGCGAGGCTCGCTGGCGCGATCGACGCGGCGGCGAAGGACGTCGCGGCAATCGATCCGAGCGTCGTGCCGGCCAAAACGAGGGCAGGGTCGTTGCCGGTGATGCCGTCAATCAGGAAAGGTCCCGTCAGGATGCAAAAGTAGCGAGTCGTGCAGCGGGTGCTGAGGCGCCGGTGGTCGAGTCGTCGAAGCCCGCACCGGTTCATC
This genomic stretch from Planctomycetia bacterium harbors:
- a CDS encoding DUF480 domain-containing protein, whose product is MAIELKPLEIRVLGVLIEKSMTNADTYPLTLNSLTLGCNQKTNRDPVLSLSEGEVAAAVHELQQWQLVSFADTPRGSRANRFRHEVEQRFGWNAVQRAVMAELMIRGPQTLGELRTHVSRMIPPGDIAYLTELLGEFEKAEPPMVRELPRQPGQSTTRWAQLLGGPVNVSHFSAPAAQTSRPEVSPEDEHAHTVLGARIDQLTAEVSDLKAQLAQLRSLIERGVQS
- the moaC gene encoding cyclic pyranopterin monophosphate synthase MoaC, whose protein sequence is MTSRLSIALSHVDARGRARMVDVSAKKVTRRRAVASAQVKLRPATLKLIHDGKIPKGDVFAVARLAGIQAAKETSRLIPLCHPLPLDHVELEISAKRPDRVIIRAEAAVGGKTGVEMEALVAASVAAMTIYDMCKAVDRGIEIGPIRLEEKSGGRSGTWKRTGKNKKA
- a CDS encoding FRG domain-containing protein, with protein sequence MDSAAIIERGEIHSCNDLLNFVEILQDVSSSLMWFRGEQSAFEKLTPQVFREPNWANHEASMSNDFVLRAPSRHSHTPDLNEHIRWLSLMRHYGLPTRLLDWTESPLIGAYFCVTISKTKEHEEKEGYIWVLLPGRLNDATCGIKGMLTAGHPKVSEIARHAFDRASGSTTNADNVLAFAPEEFDRRIIAQKSMFTIHRSGECLTKIAEYGSVEQVNCSASLARIVVPAKAKKQLRSELRVLGIRESDVFPDLEHLANEISDAEFIRRRFHDLGYVGY
- the cls gene encoding cardiolipin synthase, which translates into the protein MNAAAWTILSILHYSATIVVIENLLRKKHDPRGTLAWIFALLLLPFFSLALYLLIGNVPIQRKVRRRHHHRRMIEPNLRRKTTEAVASHDARDEPGLDPAQRSLIRMAVRIGESIVTRGNDVSIHHDAEAVFLSMSLALEAAQSHIHMQYYIFANDETGRAVGDLLMKKAREGLEVRLLLDAMGSWRLPRSYVRTLRRSGVKVAFFLPWGLISRRFHLNCRNHRKAVIIDGRIGFCGSQNIGDEYLGRRRRFGPWRDTHLRIRGPAVAQLQEVFIEDWHFAAHEDLSASDRYFPEPQLPGSQMVQIIASGPDRRPNMLHQLLNAAVSDADHFVSLVTPYFVPDRAMILALASAAFRGVRVRLMLPARSDHRIVLWAARSYYEELLESGVEIYEYSEGMLHAKTVVVDRRWAMVGSANMDERSFRINFELTSLLYDAGLAQDLHADFDALRERAVRITPEYLQKWTYLQNLTMGAARLATPLL
- a CDS encoding redoxin domain-containing protein — encoded protein: MSQITSATARSSILPVVILSLFMVSMTASEANGSPDDRIHEKLKDAKLRDMKGKEVKLLDYHKGKVLVVAYTGLGCPISERYMPRLAELEKKYGPKKVKFVGINANPQDSLKAIAKEAKVRGVKFPMLQDKNHALTEQLDAKTSTEVFVIDKEGLIRYRGMIDDQYALGEKRDKPKVKYLQKAIDAALKGNDPRETRTAAPGCLITRTASKKKTKASKTKFTYASHVAKIIQNNCVSCHRPGQVGPFPLTSYEQVTGWAAMMDFVVRDGRMPPWNADDEFDGHFANERKLSKKEKSTLLAWLDGGMPRGNPKKEPKPKKFPKQWRIGKPDKIYQMKESFLVPKEGTVEYKYFEIPTDFKEDKWIVAMEAHPGAAEVVHHVLAFIVDPKNGNRQPSQLGLEDGFLCATVPGDTPSIFPEGCAKKLPAGAKLIFQMHYTTNGKAQRDRSSIGLKFAKDPIDREVSTRGIYNLGFEIPAGAADYEVRSEFVPNEDIEVLSFFPHMHTRGKSWKFLIHQLDGTQKTVLSVTDYDFNWQESYILKQPMLVQKGTKIECIGVFDNSEKNYDNPDPTKPVKWGEQTWEEMMIGYIDWVPAKKDTAAAAAKAGKDDKSGAS